One genomic window of Prochlorococcus sp. MIT 0801 includes the following:
- a CDS encoding histidine kinase yields MDSAEANDRRQLKLLLVVSRHHLSRRDIRSLIEYLEREDCGFNVTLNFSDPTDNPELLELYRLVALPALIKLEPSPRQTFAGSSIFEQVKTWVPRWQHERFNNSTGVSLRGKTIESDQTQKELLLEDDLLVLRQENETLTKKIHSQESLLRMVAHELRTPLTAAGLALQSQKLGQISMRKFQDVLKRRLEEIEILSKDLLEVGSTRWEKLFNPQKVDLASISAEAILELEKQWLSRKIKINTDIPIDLPSVFADQRRMMQVMLNLIENALKFSEDEGEIFITMLHRTNQWVEVIVRDNGPGIPQEEQQRIFVDRVRLPQTSQETTGFGIGLSVCRRIVEVHGGKIWVVSKPTEGACFYFTVPVWRGQDKVQEALTSGKAGP; encoded by the coding sequence GTGGATAGTGCCGAAGCTAATGACAGACGGCAGTTAAAACTGTTGCTTGTGGTATCTCGCCACCATCTCTCAAGGAGAGATATTCGTTCGTTAATTGAATATTTAGAAAGAGAAGATTGTGGATTTAATGTCACTCTAAATTTTTCAGATCCAACTGATAATCCAGAATTACTTGAACTTTATAGACTAGTAGCTCTTCCTGCACTAATAAAATTAGAACCTTCGCCCAGACAAACATTTGCAGGGAGTTCAATTTTTGAACAAGTTAAAACTTGGGTGCCAAGATGGCAACACGAACGATTTAACAACAGCACAGGAGTAAGTCTTAGAGGAAAAACAATTGAATCTGATCAAACACAAAAAGAACTTCTTCTAGAGGATGATCTTCTAGTTCTTAGACAAGAGAACGAAACTCTCACTAAAAAAATACATTCGCAAGAAAGCCTCCTGAGAATGGTTGCTCATGAATTAAGAACCCCATTAACCGCCGCTGGTTTAGCTCTTCAAAGCCAAAAACTTGGTCAAATCAGCATGCGTAAGTTTCAAGACGTCCTTAAGAGAAGGCTTGAAGAAATTGAAATACTTTCTAAGGACTTATTAGAGGTTGGCAGTACTCGCTGGGAAAAGTTATTTAATCCTCAAAAAGTTGATCTTGCAAGCATATCTGCTGAAGCAATTCTCGAGCTTGAAAAGCAATGGCTTAGTCGCAAAATAAAAATAAACACCGATATCCCAATTGATTTACCATCAGTTTTCGCAGATCAAAGAAGAATGATGCAGGTTATGTTGAACCTTATTGAAAATGCTTTGAAATTTTCCGAAGACGAAGGTGAAATTTTTATAACAATGCTTCACAGAACAAATCAATGGGTTGAAGTAATTGTTCGAGATAATGGGCCTGGTATCCCCCAAGAAGAGCAACAAAGAATATTTGTTGATCGAGTGAGGCTTCCACAAACTTCTCAAGAGACAACTGGCTTTGGCATTGGTCTTTCAGTTTGTAGAAGAATTGTTGAAGTTCATGGAGGCAAGATCTGGGTAGTTTCTAAACCAACTGAAGGAGCGTGTTTCTATTTCACCGTTCCTGTATGGCGTGGCCAAGATAAGGTTCAAGAAGCCTTGACGAGTGGCAAGGCGGGCCCGTAA
- a CDS encoding ribose-phosphate pyrophosphokinase: MTSFITAANPEPSSFEHDTNRLRLISGTSNTALAKEIATYMGVNNVPLVSKRFADGELYVQIQQSIRGCDVFLIQPTCAPVNDSLMELMIMVDACKRASARQITAVIPYFGYARADRKTAGRESITAKLTANILVKSGVDRVLAMDLHSAQIQGYFDIPCDHIYGSPVLVDYLSTMKLDEIVVVSPDVGGVARARAFAKQMKDSPLAIIDKRRSGHNVAESLTVIGEVSGKTAILIDDMIDTGGTICAGAELLRKEGAKKVIACASHAVFSPPAYERLSKEGLFEQVIVTNSIPVPSNLDFSQLKVLSVANMLGEAIWRIHEESSVSSMFR, encoded by the coding sequence GTGACCAGTTTTATTACTGCAGCGAATCCTGAGCCTAGTAGTTTCGAGCATGACACTAATAGACTCAGATTAATTAGTGGGACATCCAATACAGCATTAGCTAAAGAAATTGCGACTTATATGGGGGTAAACAATGTACCTCTTGTTTCAAAAAGGTTCGCAGATGGAGAGCTCTATGTTCAAATCCAGCAATCAATAAGAGGATGTGATGTTTTTCTAATACAACCAACCTGTGCTCCTGTTAATGACAGCTTAATGGAGCTTATGATCATGGTGGATGCTTGTAAAAGAGCATCTGCTAGACAAATTACAGCTGTAATTCCATATTTTGGTTACGCCAGAGCAGACAGAAAGACAGCAGGTAGAGAGTCCATAACTGCGAAGCTAACCGCAAATATTCTTGTCAAATCAGGAGTAGATAGAGTCCTCGCAATGGACTTACATTCCGCACAAATTCAAGGTTATTTCGATATCCCCTGCGATCACATATATGGTTCACCTGTTTTAGTTGATTATTTATCAACCATGAAGCTTGATGAAATCGTAGTCGTCTCGCCGGATGTAGGTGGTGTAGCCAGAGCCAGAGCTTTTGCGAAGCAAATGAAGGACTCACCTCTAGCCATTATTGATAAACGTCGCTCAGGGCATAATGTTGCCGAAAGCCTTACAGTGATTGGGGAAGTTTCTGGCAAAACTGCAATATTGATTGATGACATGATTGACACTGGAGGTACTATTTGCGCAGGAGCTGAATTACTTAGGAAAGAGGGGGCTAAAAAAGTTATTGCATGTGCATCTCATGCTGTTTTCTCTCCACCTGCTTACGAGAGACTTTCAAAAGAAGGCCTTTTTGAACAAGTTATTGTTACTAATAGTATTCCTGTTCCAAGTAATTTAGATTTCTCACAATTGAAGGTCTTATCAGTTGCGAATATGCTTGGAGAAGCTATCTGGAGAATTCATGAAGAAAGTTCTGTTAGCTCAATGTTCAGATAA
- a CDS encoding FAD-binding oxidoreductase — protein MAYSETKVVLGGLAHIPIIIGFFYLIKRQYSFGALLRTSKNALSDKVKAAPAKTSAGSAKPAAASKKPESIKPLAESTPSAPSKAAAAKKPKPHADVPVNTYKPKAPFTGTVTENYSALKEGAIGKVQHITFDLSGGDPDFKYVEGQSCGILAAGEDAKGKPHRPRLYSIASTRYGDNFAGNTLSLCVRQLQYEKDGETINGVCSTYLCNLSPGDKVKISGPVGKEMLLPEEEDSNIIMLATGTGIAPMRAYLRRMFEPTEIEKHRWNFKGKAWLFMGAPKTANLLYDADFEHYKSKFPENLRYTKAISREQKNTKGGRMYIQDRVLEYAEEIFDMIENPKTHIYLCGLKGMEPGIDEAMSTAASAKGLDWSELRPKLRKAGRWHAETY, from the coding sequence ATGGCTTACTCAGAGACAAAAGTAGTACTTGGTGGTCTTGCACATATTCCCATAATAATTGGCTTTTTCTACCTGATAAAAAGGCAATATTCATTTGGTGCCTTGCTGAGAACTAGTAAAAATGCTTTAAGCGACAAAGTCAAAGCAGCACCTGCTAAAACTTCTGCTGGATCTGCTAAACCTGCTGCTGCATCTAAAAAACCTGAATCTATCAAGCCTTTGGCTGAATCCACCCCCTCTGCACCTTCCAAAGCTGCGGCTGCAAAGAAACCTAAACCTCATGCAGATGTACCCGTAAATACTTACAAACCAAAAGCACCATTCACAGGGACAGTAACTGAAAATTATTCAGCCTTAAAAGAAGGAGCAATAGGTAAAGTTCAACACATAACTTTTGATTTATCTGGAGGAGACCCAGACTTTAAATATGTTGAAGGTCAAAGTTGCGGAATACTTGCTGCAGGAGAAGATGCAAAAGGGAAGCCTCATAGGCCAAGACTTTATTCAATTGCTAGCACGAGATACGGAGATAACTTTGCAGGAAATACACTCTCATTATGTGTTCGACAACTTCAGTATGAAAAAGATGGTGAAACCATTAATGGTGTTTGCTCCACCTATTTATGTAACTTATCTCCTGGAGATAAAGTAAAAATTAGTGGACCAGTAGGCAAAGAGATGCTTCTTCCTGAGGAAGAGGATTCTAATATAATAATGCTCGCAACAGGTACTGGTATAGCTCCAATGAGAGCGTATTTAAGAAGAATGTTTGAGCCTACAGAAATTGAAAAGCATCGATGGAATTTCAAAGGAAAAGCTTGGTTATTTATGGGCGCACCAAAGACAGCAAATTTGCTATACGATGCAGATTTTGAACACTACAAATCCAAATTCCCAGAAAATCTTAGATATACAAAAGCAATCAGCAGGGAGCAGAAGAATACAAAAGGAGGAAGAATGTATATCCAGGACAGGGTTCTTGAATATGCTGAAGAAATATTCGATATGATTGAGAATCCTAAAACTCACATTTACTTATGTGGACTAAAAGGAATGGAACCAGGTATAGATGAGGCTATGTCAACAGCGGCTTCTGCAAAA
- the pepN gene encoding aminopeptidase N, whose protein sequence is MSTQKSIKLSDYVEYPFLIPSIYLDFDIGSDYVVVQSSMIIKPKKKESSKLILQGNQIKLLSISINGKELNLPEYSISDKVLIINSTPVSEFELKIISQIDPFRNTSLEGLYLSSGMLTTQCEAEGFRRICYHPDRPDVLSRYTVRLEADRNLYPILLSNGNEKYSGNLNNNRHEIIWEDPFPKPCYLFALVAGKLNSVLDSYLTNTGRLIDIKIYVEKGDERYIKHALNSLKKAMKWDEVNYGLEYDLDEYKIVAVRHFNMGAMENKGLNIFNSKLVLADSKTATDDELERIESVIAHEYFHNWTGNRITCRDWFQLSLKEGLTVFRDQSFTSDLHSKGLKRIEDVSLLRNFQFAEDKGPTSHAVKPKEYVAIDNFYTTTIYEKGAELIRMLELLLGKEKFFRGINLYIKTFDGSAATTEDFINSLIKGAYLEEKNCPFDLEKFLNWYYKSGTPKVLINQSWDSKHSILNVSFEQKIDSEINSGNTEMVIPILYSCYSREKGTTPIVEDNLFILDKNKKNLKINTPPGEKEAPVLSLFRRFSSPVVWESDLLLDDYLFLFLNDNDYFSRWDSGQYLMREILKTRLNNEANYSLEDRFINAIKQNIKSLEFNDPFFLATLLKIPGFAELESLFKKVDPIRIYRESIDFQVLIGNEIIQELRIIAKNLLVNIDLQWPMGKGERKLLGTIWFYLSLAGDRNVQRNCVESISHSSMTISRAALGALKLLDNTLTEEGSNLFYNLWKENPVVLDSWFAYEASRPHRVGIDRIEKLLSHPKFDWKAPNAIRAVLGGFSKNIDLFHSLDGQGYLFMADKLIEVDKINPITASRMVKVFSKWKTYIDKNKKGMYESLLKLNKANLSSNTREVVELILK, encoded by the coding sequence ATGTCAACTCAGAAATCTATTAAATTATCAGACTATGTTGAATATCCTTTTCTAATACCAAGTATATATTTAGATTTTGATATTGGTTCGGATTATGTTGTTGTTCAATCTTCAATGATAATTAAGCCAAAGAAGAAAGAATCTTCAAAGCTTATTCTCCAGGGTAATCAAATTAAATTATTATCAATATCAATAAATGGAAAAGAATTGAATCTGCCTGAATATTCTATTTCCGATAAAGTCTTGATTATAAATAGTACTCCAGTCTCAGAATTTGAATTAAAAATAATATCTCAAATAGATCCTTTTAGAAATACATCGCTAGAAGGATTATATCTAAGCTCAGGAATGTTAACTACACAATGTGAGGCTGAAGGATTTAGAAGAATCTGTTATCATCCTGATAGGCCAGATGTTTTAAGTAGATATACAGTAAGATTAGAGGCAGACAGGAATTTGTATCCTATATTATTGTCTAATGGGAATGAGAAATATTCAGGTAACTTAAATAATAATAGGCATGAAATTATATGGGAAGATCCCTTCCCAAAACCTTGCTATTTATTCGCTTTAGTTGCTGGTAAATTAAATTCAGTCTTAGATTCATATCTAACAAATACTGGAAGATTAATTGATATTAAAATTTATGTGGAAAAAGGAGACGAAAGATATATAAAACATGCTTTAAACTCTCTAAAAAAAGCAATGAAATGGGATGAGGTTAATTATGGTCTTGAATATGATTTAGATGAATATAAAATTGTTGCTGTGAGGCATTTTAATATGGGAGCGATGGAAAATAAGGGGCTAAATATTTTTAATTCAAAGTTGGTATTGGCTGACTCAAAGACTGCGACTGATGATGAATTAGAGAGAATAGAAAGTGTTATAGCTCACGAATATTTTCACAATTGGACTGGCAATAGAATTACATGTCGCGATTGGTTTCAGCTTTCATTAAAAGAAGGCCTGACAGTTTTTAGAGATCAATCTTTTACCTCAGATCTACATAGTAAAGGACTAAAAAGAATAGAAGATGTTTCCTTACTTAGGAATTTTCAATTTGCTGAAGATAAGGGTCCTACCTCTCATGCGGTGAAGCCTAAAGAGTATGTAGCTATCGATAACTTTTATACAACAACAATATATGAGAAGGGTGCTGAGTTGATAAGAATGCTTGAGCTATTGCTAGGGAAAGAAAAGTTCTTTAGAGGTATTAATCTCTATATTAAAACCTTTGATGGTAGTGCAGCTACAACTGAGGATTTTATTAATTCATTAATAAAAGGTGCTTATTTGGAAGAAAAAAACTGTCCTTTTGATTTAGAAAAATTTCTTAATTGGTATTATAAATCAGGTACTCCAAAAGTTCTGATAAATCAATCTTGGGATTCAAAACATTCAATTTTGAATGTCTCTTTTGAGCAGAAAATAGATAGCGAAATTAATAGTGGAAATACGGAAATGGTTATACCAATTCTTTATTCCTGTTATAGCAGAGAAAAAGGAACTACACCTATAGTTGAAGATAATTTATTTATTTTAGATAAAAATAAGAAGAATTTAAAAATAAATACTCCCCCAGGTGAGAAAGAAGCTCCGGTTTTATCACTTTTTAGAAGATTTTCTTCACCTGTTGTTTGGGAATCTGATTTGCTTTTAGATGACTATCTTTTCCTTTTCTTAAATGACAATGATTATTTTTCTAGGTGGGACTCTGGTCAGTATTTGATGCGTGAGATTTTGAAAACTAGGCTTAATAATGAAGCCAATTATTCTTTGGAAGATAGGTTTATTAATGCTATTAAACAAAACATTAAATCTTTAGAATTTAATGATCCTTTTTTCTTAGCAACTCTTTTAAAAATACCTGGTTTTGCAGAATTGGAATCCTTATTCAAAAAAGTGGATCCAATAAGAATTTATAGAGAGTCAATAGATTTCCAAGTTTTAATTGGTAATGAAATTATTCAAGAGCTGCGAATAATAGCTAAAAATTTATTAGTTAATATTGATCTTCAATGGCCAATGGGTAAAGGAGAGAGAAAACTATTAGGAACCATATGGTTTTATTTATCTCTTGCAGGCGATAGAAATGTGCAAAGAAATTGTGTTGAATCAATTAGTCATTCTTCAATGACAATATCAAGAGCGGCTTTAGGAGCATTAAAGCTACTCGATAACACTTTGACTGAAGAAGGTTCAAATTTGTTTTATAACCTTTGGAAAGAAAATCCAGTAGTCTTAGACTCCTGGTTTGCTTATGAGGCCTCAAGACCTCATAGGGTAGGAATTGATAGGATTGAAAAATTACTTTCACATCCTAAATTTGATTGGAAGGCTCCAAATGCCATTCGAGCTGTTCTCGGCGGATTTAGTAAAAATATTGATTTGTTTCATTCTCTAGATGGACAAGGTTATTTATTTATGGCTGATAAATTAATAGAGGTAGATAAAATTAATCCAATAACGGCTTCAAGAATGGTAAAAGTTTTTAGTAAATGGAAAACTTATATAGATAAAAATAAGAAAGGGATGTATGAATCACTATTAAAATTAAATAAAGCAAATTTATCTTCTAATACAAGAGAAGTCGTGGAACTGATTTTGAAGTAA
- the malQ gene encoding 4-alpha-glucanotransferase produces MKLERNSGILLHPTSLPDSPVCGSFGKPAREWLNELAASGIGVWQFLPLAPTDSFGSPYSSPSSFAFNPWFLDLNDLVRDGFLASNLEDFSSTNDCFENRVDFHLANSKVKSLRFSLVDYWDKQNKTIQEEFEMWCSKQFWLDDHSIFMELKIQNNDLPWWEWPDEYADRDKKELENWKKNNQRELLGHNLLQWHLDRQWKSIRELAKNLEIFLFGDVPFYVSKDSADVWSNRSLFSILTNSDTFLQSGVPPDYFSETGQLWGNPVYRWSRHKACKYRWWRKRISRHLEQVDFLRLDHFRALEAFWAIPGKDKTAENGIWLPSPGKEILSLIKKDCGGSLPLVAEDLGLINSKVEKLRDDYQLAGMKILQFAFDGNLENPYLPENIKEENWIVYTGTHDNSTSLGWWKEMDEGRKEQIRERIFDYENFTSWELIRIGMETKAKLFVAPMQDILNLDDSCRLNKPGTVENNWSWRLPKNDLNIREALKKYGDLAQANKR; encoded by the coding sequence GTGAAATTGGAAAGAAATTCAGGAATCCTTCTACATCCAACCTCATTACCTGATAGTCCTGTCTGCGGTAGTTTTGGTAAACCTGCTAGAGAATGGCTTAATGAACTTGCTGCCTCTGGAATAGGTGTGTGGCAATTTTTACCTCTTGCTCCTACTGATTCATTTGGATCTCCATATAGCTCTCCATCAAGTTTTGCTTTCAACCCGTGGTTCCTTGATCTAAATGATTTAGTGAGGGATGGATTCTTAGCTAGTAATCTAGAAGATTTTTCTTCTACAAATGATTGTTTTGAAAATAGAGTTGACTTTCATTTAGCAAACTCAAAAGTTAAGTCCTTACGTTTTTCTTTGGTTGATTATTGGGACAAACAGAATAAAACTATTCAAGAAGAATTTGAAATGTGGTGCTCCAAACAATTTTGGTTAGATGACCATTCCATATTTATGGAACTAAAGATTCAAAACAATGATCTTCCATGGTGGGAATGGCCAGACGAATATGCAGATCGAGACAAGAAAGAATTAGAAAATTGGAAAAAAAATAATCAAAGAGAATTATTAGGCCATAATCTTCTTCAGTGGCATTTAGATAGGCAGTGGAAATCAATAAGAGAGCTTGCTAAAAATCTAGAAATTTTTTTATTTGGAGATGTCCCTTTTTATGTATCAAAAGATAGCGCTGATGTATGGAGTAATCGGTCATTATTTTCTATTTTAACTAATTCAGATACATTCCTTCAAAGTGGTGTCCCGCCTGATTATTTTTCTGAAACCGGTCAGCTTTGGGGGAACCCTGTTTATCGTTGGAGTAGGCACAAAGCATGTAAATATAGATGGTGGAGAAAACGAATTTCAAGACATCTAGAACAGGTTGATTTTTTACGCCTTGATCATTTTCGAGCTCTCGAAGCTTTTTGGGCAATTCCCGGTAAAGATAAAACAGCTGAGAATGGAATTTGGTTACCTTCTCCAGGGAAAGAGATACTAAGTTTAATCAAAAAAGATTGCGGCGGCTCACTCCCTTTAGTTGCTGAAGATTTAGGGCTCATAAACTCAAAAGTTGAAAAGTTACGTGATGATTACCAATTAGCAGGAATGAAGATACTCCAATTTGCTTTTGATGGAAATTTAGAAAATCCTTATTTGCCTGAGAATATTAAAGAGGAGAATTGGATTGTTTATACGGGAACCCATGATAATTCAACTTCACTTGGCTGGTGGAAAGAAATGGATGAAGGTAGAAAAGAACAAATCAGAGAAAGGATTTTTGATTATGAGAATTTTACTTCTTGGGAATTGATTCGAATAGGAATGGAAACCAAAGCCAAATTATTTGTAGCACCTATGCAAGATATATTAAATCTCGATGATAGCTGTCGATTAAATAAACCTGGCACAGTAGAAAATAATTGGTCATGGAGATTACCGAAAAATGATTTAAATATTAGAGAAGCTTTAAAAAAATATGGTGATTTAGCTCAAGCAAATAAAAGATAA